One window of the Glycocaulis alkaliphilus genome contains the following:
- a CDS encoding RES family NAD+ phosphorylase — translation MNLNHNRVSRFTVDLSGLDTGNRWLRVFKRRHRDDPLGTGHGLSRFSPPPGNRSFKVLYAGLDLETAIAEAVIRDRFEGGVSRDLAESELDRWVVSEIAVRRALPVLDVRGLALQVLNVNTDIAAARNQTLAQQFSAALHAIPSVQGLLYRSRISGVDCIAVYDRAVKSALWASHAINLDRAERLDDALRELEITLVD, via the coding sequence GTGAACCTGAACCACAACAGGGTCAGCCGGTTCACGGTGGACCTATCAGGTCTTGACACCGGTAACCGCTGGTTGCGCGTATTCAAACGGCGGCACCGCGACGACCCCTTGGGAACCGGCCACGGTCTTTCCCGTTTTTCTCCGCCGCCGGGCAATCGCAGTTTCAAGGTGCTTTATGCGGGGCTCGATCTTGAAACCGCGATTGCTGAAGCGGTGATCCGGGACAGGTTTGAAGGCGGTGTCTCACGCGATCTGGCAGAGAGCGAGCTTGATCGCTGGGTTGTCAGCGAGATTGCTGTCCGCCGAGCCTTGCCCGTCCTCGACGTTCGCGGTCTTGCCCTGCAGGTGCTGAATGTGAACACGGATATTGCGGCAGCGAGAAACCAGACTTTGGCGCAGCAGTTCAGCGCCGCCTTGCATGCGATTCCCTCCGTGCAAGGGCTGTTGTACAGATCGCGCATCAGCGGGGTTGACTGCATCGCCGTCTATGACCGTGCCGTGAAGTCGGCCCTTTGGGCCTCGCATGCGATCAATCTGGACCGTGCAGAGCGTCTGGACGATGCATTGAGAGAGCTGGAAATTACCCTGGTTGATTAG